One window of the Thunnus albacares chromosome 3, fThuAlb1.1, whole genome shotgun sequence genome contains the following:
- the LOC122978741 gene encoding ras-related protein Rab-3D-like — protein MALARDPGAGQEQRDAADQNFDYMFKLLIIGNSSVGKTSFLFRYADDSFTSAFVSTVGIDFKVKTIYRNDKRVKLQIWDTAGQERYRTITTAYYRGAMGFLLMYDITSQESFNAVQDWATQIKTYSWDNAQVVLVGNKLDLEEDRQVPAEAAQRLATELGFQFFEASAKDNINVKQVFDKLVDVICEKMNETVNGDVSLSANNKGANLKDAPPNNQSGCAC, from the exons ATGGCATTAGCCAGAGATCCAGGGGCAGGCCAGGAGCAGAGGGACGCAGCGGACCAAAACTTTGACTACATGTTCAAACTGCTGATTATCGGCAACAGCAGCGTGGGAAAGACCTCCTTCTTGTTCCGCTATGCAGATGACTCCTTCACTTCAGCATTCGTCAGCACAGTGGGAATCGACTTCAAAGTCAAGACCATTTACAGGAACGACAAGAGGGTCAAGCTGCAGATCTGG GACACAGCAGGTCAGGAGCGCTACCGGACCATCACCACAGCTTACTACAGAGGAGCCATGGGATTCCTCCTCATGTATGACATCACAAGCCAGGAGTCATTCAACGCCGTACAGGACTG GGCAACCCAGATCAAGACGTACTCGTGGGACAACGCTCAGGTAGTGCTGGTAGGCAATAAACTGGACTTGGAGGAAGACAGGCAGGTCCCAGCTGAGGCTGCCCAAAGACTGGCTACAGAGCTag GCTTCCAGTTCTTCGAGGCCAGTGCCAAAGACAACATCAACGTGAAGCAGGTCTTTGACAAGCTGGTGGACGTCATCTGTGAGAAGATGAACGAGACGGTCAACGGTGATGTCAGTCTATCGGCCAATAACAAGGGAGCTAACCTGAAGGACGCGCCCCCCAACAACCAGAGTGGCTGCGCATGCTGA
- the pld6 gene encoding mitochondrial cardiolipin hydrolase: MSVMWAVKVVGLGVVAVSLSAELLGWLLRRLRPGRSLNEVLFFPSEVACVEHIFTPSSTHACCCSLPHGVETSFSHLLRHILSASSTLDLCVFAFSNMDLSRAVLALHSRSVTIRVLTDKHYAAITGSQIGVLRKAGICVRCDVGSVHMHHKFAVVDGRLLITGSLNWTLTAVQSNMENILVTEEPDLVQPFIKEFHRLWARNDPAQYHPSNDHKNPLT, translated from the exons ATGTCAGTGATGTGGGCGGTGAAGGTGGTCGGCCTGGGGGTGGTGGCAGTCTCACTTAGTGCGGAGTTGCTTGGCTGGCTCCTGCGTCGCCTCAGGCCTGGAAGAAGTCTCAATGAGGTCCTCTTCTTCCCCTCAGAGGTGGCCTGTGTGGAGCACATCTTCACTCCTTCTTCAACTCA TGCCTGTTGCTGCTCATTGCCTCATGGTGTGGAGACCTCCTTCTCCCATCTTCTCCGCCACATCCTGTCTGCTTCCTCCACTCTGgacttgtgtgtttttgccttTTCCAACATGGACCTGAGCAGGGCTGTACTAGCACTGCATAGCAGGAGTGTGACCATCAGAGTCCTCACTGACAAGCACTACGCTGCCATCACTGGCTCCCAGATAGGAGTCCTCCGCAAGGCTG GGATCTGCGTACGGTGCGACGTGGGCTCCGTGCACATGCATCACAAGTTTGCAGTGGTGGACGGCCGGCTGCTCATCACGGGCTCCCTCAACTGGACGCTGACAGCAGTGCAGAGCAACATGGAGAACATCCTCGTCACTGAGGAGCCAGACCTGGTCCAACCATTCATCAAGGAGTTCCACAGGTTGTGGGCGCGCAACGACCCGGCTCAGTACCACCCGTCAAACGACCACAAAAACCCACTCACATGA